CAAAAGCCTTGGGAATATTTTTATATTCTCAAGGCTTTTAACAACATAATATCAAAAATTTGTAATTCTAAAACGTATTCGGATAATACTTTAATGGTTATGCTTTTAAATCAAATTGTCTTGCCGTACTATTTATGTACTGTCTGCGACAATTTGCTTTAAATATCCGGTAATTTTCAGGCTTTTTGCAAATAATATGTACTGTCTTCATTCATTTTCATTGAATATTCAATACTTTTTAAGTTTTTTTGCAAATAATATGTACTATCTTCATTCATTTTCATTAAATATTCAATACTTTTTAAGTTTTTTAAATTTTAAGTTAAAAAATCAATTTAAATTATTATACTATTTTATTATTTTTATGTATTATTTTAGCAAATTTTGTCTTTAATATAATATATACTTGTTTTTTAAGATTGATATGATATAATATAGATATAAAAATAATAAAAAAGGAGATGTAATTATGAAAAAGATAATATGCAAAGTTGAATATGACACAGATACAGCTGAACTTATTGCCAAAAATACTGTTGGTCAATTCGGAGATAAAGACGGATATGAAGAATGTCTTTATATGACTAAAGAAGGTAAATACTTCTTATATACTAACGGTGGCGAAGAATCTAAATATACAAAAGAAAGCATTGTTAGAATGTCAGCTGAAAAAGCAGAAGAATGGCGTAAAAACTGCAAATAATTTTTAACGCAGGTTACTCTGGTAATTTTAAATTTTATATGTGTAATATTAAAAAAGATACTCATAGTTTTGAGTATCTTTTTTTAAGTTTTAATAATAGTTTGGAAAATATTGAAAGATTTTTTTTATTATGATATAATAAAATTAAAATTTTATATAATCGGGGAAACCTAAAAAAGACTATACAAAAATATAATTTTTAAATGAGGGTGAAAAAATGGTAAAGAAATTATCAAAAACAAGTGTTGATATTATAAGAAAAATGCAACAGAATGAACTTGATGAGAGCATAATTTACCGTGAAATTGCAAAGTTTGCAAAAGGGGAAGAAAATAAGAAAACACTTCTTCGTCTTTCGGAAGAAGAAAGAAATCATTATGAAATATGGAAAAAGTATACCAAAGAAGAATTAAAACCAAATAAAATAAAGATATTTAAATTTAAATTTTTAGCACGTGTTTTAGGTTTTACTTTTGCTGTTAAACTTATGGAAAACGGGGAAGAATTAGCACAAAAAGAATATGACATAATATTAAGAGAAGTCGAAGAAAGTGCTAAAATAAAGAAACAGGAAGAAGAACACGAAGCCGCACTTCTTAATATGCTTGACGAAGAGAGCCTTCAGTATGTGGGCAGTATGGTGCTTGGGATGAATGATGCATTGGTTGAACTTACAGGCTCACT
This genomic stretch from Clostridia bacterium harbors:
- a CDS encoding VIT1/CCC1 transporter family protein translates to MVKKLSKTSVDIIRKMQQNELDESIIYREIAKFAKGEENKKTLLRLSEEERNHYEIWKKYTKEELKPNKIKIFKFKFLARVLGFTFAVKLMENGEELAQKEYDIILREVEESAKIKKQEEEHEAALLNMLDEESLQYVGSMVLGMNDALVELTGSLAGFTFAMQKTRLIALSGLIMGISATFSMASSEFLAAKSEGRGDALKSCTYTGVAYLVTVALLILPYLLLDNNAYLTALFVMLGIVILIIAGFTYYISIAKGEKFKPRFLEMTLISVGVAVISFVVGILAKKFLGVDL